TGGGGGCGATTCCTTTTGACACCCGTCAGCCATCGTCGCTCTATATTCCAATGGAATGGCAGCCTTTTTCCCGTCAGGAAAAGCAGCGTACGGCGCGTTATTTCACCGCTCATCAGTCGTTGACGGTGACGGCGAGGAGGGCGATACCGGAACAGGATGATTTTGAAGCGATGGTAGCGCGCGCGGCTGCGCTAACTGCCACGCCGGACGTCGATAAAGTGGTGCTTTCGCGGCTGATTGATATTACCACTGATGTTGCGGTGGATAGCGGAGCGTTGCTGGAGAGGCTGGTCGCGCAAAACCCGGTTAGTTACAACTTTCATGTCCCACTGGCGGATGGCGGTGTTCTGCTGGGCGCCAGCCCCGAACTCCTGTTACGCAAAGAAGGCGAGCGCTTTAGTTCGTTGCCGTTAGCCGGTTCGGCGCGCCGCCAGCCAGATGATGTTCTGGACCGCGAAGCGGGAAACCGACTGCTGGCTTCGGAAAAAGATCGCCATGAACATGAACTGGTGACTCAGGCGATGAAGCAGATCTTGCGTGACCGCAGCTCGGAACTGCGATTGCCTTCCTCCCCGCAGCTGATCACCACACCGACGCTCTGGCATCTCGGTACGCCATTTGAGGGCAAGGCCAATGCCGATGAAAATGCGCTGACGCTGGCCTGTCTGCTGCATCCGACACCTGCGTTAAGCGGATTT
The Salmonella bongori NCTC 12419 DNA segment above includes these coding regions:
- the entC gene encoding isochorismate synthase EntC — its product is MDMSLAEDAQETMTTLAPDRFFFMSPYRSFTTSGCFARYTEPAVDGDSPQSPFQQKLQKRFAEAKSQGIANPILVGAIPFDTRQPSSLYIPMEWQPFSRQEKQRTARYFTAHQSLTVTARRAIPEQDDFEAMVARAAALTATPDVDKVVLSRLIDITTDVAVDSGALLERLVAQNPVSYNFHVPLADGGVLLGASPELLLRKEGERFSSLPLAGSARRQPDDVLDREAGNRLLASEKDRHEHELVTQAMKQILRDRSSELRLPSSPQLITTPTLWHLGTPFEGKANADENALTLACLLHPTPALSGFPHQVAKKLIAELEPFDRELFGGIVGWCDAEGNGEWVVTIRCAKLHGNQVRLFAGAGIVPASSPVGEWRETGVKLSTMLNVFGLH